One Vigna unguiculata cultivar IT97K-499-35 chromosome 11, ASM411807v1, whole genome shotgun sequence DNA window includes the following coding sequences:
- the LOC114169871 gene encoding TMV resistance protein N-like isoform X2 translates to MASNESQRCSSSHTKNFDVFVSFRGTDTRNSFTNHLFEALQRKGVVAFRDDQTIQKGDFLDSELLHAIEGSQVFIVVFSKNYASSTWCMKELTKIVAWVQQTARTLLPIFYDVDPSEVRKQSGEFAKAFAEHEERFKDDLEMVKEWREALKTSCDRCGWDLKNKKQYEEIENVVEKVNDILGRNQIWSFGDDLVDMHSRVEELEELLDLSANDIVRIVGICGMGGIGKTTVATSLFKKISPQYNARCYIDDLSKIYCNFGATSAQKQLLSQALNEIKNMEIHNVFHGTMLIRTRLRHLKMLVVLDNVDEVEQLEKLGLRPEYLGAGSRLIIISRDCHILQNYGVNEVYNVEVLDETQALQLFCKKAFKSHDIPKEYKELTLEALKYANGLPLAIKVLGSFLHDRDVCEWRSALARMNENPSKDIMDVLRISFDSLENLEKEIFLDIACFFSNRNGYSWKPTVKRLLEYRQFYPDIGMKVLIEKSLISCQNKEIEMHDLLKELGKNIVREKAPKEPSKWSRLWSYKDFQKVMKLNKEAKNVEAIVIQQNENEFVQERIRVDALSKMGHLELLSLNNVKCFGTLDYISNELRYLYWDPFPWMSLPSTFHLDQLVELILPRSNIKQLWKGKKCVPNLTKLDLNHSKNLIEVPDLSEVPLLMDLNLEGCIKLVQIHPSIGILRQLRHLDLRNCKNLIEVPNLSEVERLTDLTLEGCIEVVHIDSSIGNLRQLIYLNLKNCKNLVLNLNILSGITSLRTLILSGCSNLHNSKMLRDSKVKKLLMSPFDFLYRPKPQDSCGLSWSLLSFSVPCLVYLDISFCSLLQIPDEIGNLSSLIILNLGGNKFVTLPNTIKRLSNLHCLNLEHCKRLEYLPELPTVKERFIDEDMSLYIFDCPKLRDMEHCYSTVFSWMMQNLQVYVLW, encoded by the exons ATGGCTTCCAACGAAAGTCAACGCTGTTCTTCATCACACACTAAAAATTTTGATGTGTTTGTTAGCTTCAGAGGCACAGATACTCGTAACAGTTTCACAAATCATCTTTTTGAAGCTCTTCAAAGAAAAGGAGTTGTTGCCTTCAGAGATGACCAAACCATCCAGAAAGGTGACTTCTTGGACTCTGAGCTCTTACACGCAATTGAAGGATCACAAGTTTTCATTGTTGTCTTCTCAAAGAACTATGCATCATCCACATGGTGCATGAAAGAGCTTACAAAGATCGTTGCTTGGGTTCAACAAACGGCTCGAACTTTGCTCCCTATTTTCTATGATGTCGATCCTTCTGAGGTACGAAAACAAAGTGGAGAGTTTGCAAAAGCTTTTGCCGAACACGAAGAAAGGTTCAAAGATGACTTGGAAATGGTAAAAGAATGGAGGGAAGCTCTCAAAACAAGTTGCGATCGTTGTGGGTGGGATCTGAAAAATAA GAAACAatatgaagaaattgaaaacgTTGTTGAAAAGGTAAACGACATATTGGGTCGTAATCAAATTTGGAGTTTTGGAGATGATTTAGTTGACATGCATTCTCGTGTTGAAGAATTGGAAGAACTGCTAGATCTGAGTGCAAATGATATTGTTCGCATTGTGGGAATTTGTGGGATGGGTGGGATAGGGAAGACAACAGTTGCAACTTcgttgtttaaaaaaatatctccTCAATATAATGCTCGTTGTTACATTGATGATTTAAGCAAAATTTATTGCAATTTTGGAGCAACAAGTGCACAAAAACAACTTCTTTCTCAAGCtctaaatgaaataaaaaatatggagATACATAATGTTTTCCATGGAACTATGTTGATAAGAACTAGACTACGTCATTTAAAGATGCTTGTGGTTCTTGATAATGTTGATGAAGTTGAACAATTAGAGAAATTGGGTTTGCGTCCTGAATATTTAGGTGCAGGGAGTAGACTCATCATAATTTCTAGAGATTGTCATATCTTACAAAATTATGGAGTAAATGAAGTTTACAATGTTGAAGTCTTGGATGAAACTCAAGCTCTTcaattattttgcaaaaaagCTTTCAAATCTCACGATATTCCGAAAGAATACAAGGAGTTGACATTAGAGGCACTGAAGTATGCCAATGGTCTTCCGTTAGCAATTAAAGTATTGGGGTCATTTTTACACGATCGAGATGTTTGTGAATGGAGAAGTGCATTGGCTAGAATGAATGAAAATCCAAGCAAAGATATCATGGATGTGTTGCGGATAAGTTTTGATAGTTTGGAGAATTTAGAGAAAGAAATATTTCTAGATATTGCTTGTTTCTTCTCCAATAGGAATGGCTATTCTTGGAAGCCAACAGTGAAGAGACTTCTAGAGTATCGACAATTTTATCCAGACATCGGTATGAAAGTTTTGATCGAGAAATCACTAATAAGTTGTCAAAATAAGGAGATTGAAATGCATGACTTGTTGAAAGAGTTGGGTAAGAATATTGTTCGAGAAAAAGCACCCAAAGAACCAAGTAAGTGGAGCAGACTATGGAGCTACAAGGATTTCCAAAAGGTCATGAAGTTAAATAAG GAAGCCAAAAATGTTGAAGCTATAGTTATTCAGCAGAATGAAAACGAGTTTGTACAAGAAAGGATAAGAGTGGACGCTCTATCAAAAATGGGTCACCTTGAGTTGCTAAGTCTGAACAATGTGAAATGTTTTGGAACTCTCGACTACATCTCTAATGAACTGAGATATTTGTATTGGGATCCCTTTCCTTGGATGTCTTTACCATCAACTTTCCATCTAGATCAACTTGTAGAACTGATCCTGCCTCGTAGCAATATCAAGCAATTATGGAAAGGAAAAAAG TGTGTGCCCAATTTGACAAAACTGGATCTCAATCACTCCAAAAATCTTATTGAGGTGCCAGACTTAAGTGAGGTTCCACTTCTTATGGATCTTAATCTTGAAGGATGTATAAAACTAGTCCAAATCCATCCATCCATTGGTATTCTAAGGCAACTTCGTCACTTGGATTTGAGAAATTGTAAAAATCTTATTGAGGTGCCAAACTTAAGTGAGGTTGAACGTCTTACAGATCTTACTCTTGAAGGATGCATAGAAGTTGTCCATATTGATTCATCCATTGGTAATCTAAGACaacttatatatttgaatttgaaaaattgtaaaaatctTGTCCTTAATCTGAATATCCTTTCTGGGATCACTTCTCTTAGGACATTAATTCTCTCCGGCTGTTCAAATTTACATAATAGTAAGATGTTAAGGGACTCAAAGGTCAAAAAACTTCTAATGTCGCCTTTCGATTTTTTGTACCGTCCAAAACCTCAAGATTCGTGTGGCTTGTCATGGTCTTTGTTGTCCTTTTCTGTCCCGTGTTTGGTGTATCTTGACATAAGCTTCTGCAGTCTACTTCAAATCCCAGATGAAATTGGGAACTTAAGtagtttaataatattaaatttgggAGGAAATAAATTTGTGACACTGCCAAACACCATCAAGAGACTTTCCAATCTTCACTGCCTGAACTTGGAACACTGCAAGCGGCTGGAATATTTGCCCGAGCTTCCAACAGTAAAAGAAAGATTTATTGACGAAGACATGAGTTTATACATTTTTGATTGCCCCAAGCTGAGAGATATGGAACACTGTTATAGTACGGTTTTTTCTTGGATGATGCAAAATCTTCAG GTTTACGTGTTGTGGTGA
- the LOC114169871 gene encoding TMV resistance protein N-like isoform X1, whose protein sequence is MASNESQRCSSSHTKNFDVFVSFRGTDTRNSFTNHLFEALQRKGVVAFRDDQTIQKGDFLDSELLHAIEGSQVFIVVFSKNYASSTWCMKELTKIVAWVQQTARTLLPIFYDVDPSEVRKQSGEFAKAFAEHEERFKDDLEMVKEWREALKTSCDRCGWDLKNKKQYEEIENVVEKVNDILGRNQIWSFGDDLVDMHSRVEELEELLDLSANDIVRIVGICGMGGIGKTTVATSLFKKISPQYNARCYIDDLSKIYCNFGATSAQKQLLSQALNEIKNMEIHNVFHGTMLIRTRLRHLKMLVVLDNVDEVEQLEKLGLRPEYLGAGSRLIIISRDCHILQNYGVNEVYNVEVLDETQALQLFCKKAFKSHDIPKEYKELTLEALKYANGLPLAIKVLGSFLHDRDVCEWRSALARMNENPSKDIMDVLRISFDSLENLEKEIFLDIACFFSNRNGYSWKPTVKRLLEYRQFYPDIGMKVLIEKSLISCQNKEIEMHDLLKELGKNIVREKAPKEPSKWSRLWSYKDFQKVMKLNKEAKNVEAIVIQQNENEFVQERIRVDALSKMGHLELLSLNNVKCFGTLDYISNELRYLYWDPFPWMSLPSTFHLDQLVELILPRSNIKQLWKGKKCVPNLTKLDLNHSKNLIEVPDLSEVPLLMDLNLEGCIKLVQIHPSIGILRQLRHLDLRNCKNLIEVPNLSEVERLTDLTLEGCIEVVHIDSSIGNLRQLIYLNLKNCKNLVLNLNILSGITSLRTLILSGCSNLHNSKMLRDSKVKKLLMSPFDFLYRPKPQDSCGLSWSLLSFSVPCLVYLDISFCSLLQIPDEIGNLSSLIILNLGGNKFVTLPNTIKRLSNLHCLNLEHCKRLEYLPELPTVKERFIDEDMSLYIFDCPKLRDMEHCYSTVFSWMMQNLQVYLEPGMEIVIPGSEIPKWFNKQNASTSISMDPSDVIDDPNWIGVAICVLFVTQQDPMNLDENPCPLSTIQYWVDDDWLSTIPIYFEKDLVTVYVLW, encoded by the exons ATGGCTTCCAACGAAAGTCAACGCTGTTCTTCATCACACACTAAAAATTTTGATGTGTTTGTTAGCTTCAGAGGCACAGATACTCGTAACAGTTTCACAAATCATCTTTTTGAAGCTCTTCAAAGAAAAGGAGTTGTTGCCTTCAGAGATGACCAAACCATCCAGAAAGGTGACTTCTTGGACTCTGAGCTCTTACACGCAATTGAAGGATCACAAGTTTTCATTGTTGTCTTCTCAAAGAACTATGCATCATCCACATGGTGCATGAAAGAGCTTACAAAGATCGTTGCTTGGGTTCAACAAACGGCTCGAACTTTGCTCCCTATTTTCTATGATGTCGATCCTTCTGAGGTACGAAAACAAAGTGGAGAGTTTGCAAAAGCTTTTGCCGAACACGAAGAAAGGTTCAAAGATGACTTGGAAATGGTAAAAGAATGGAGGGAAGCTCTCAAAACAAGTTGCGATCGTTGTGGGTGGGATCTGAAAAATAA GAAACAatatgaagaaattgaaaacgTTGTTGAAAAGGTAAACGACATATTGGGTCGTAATCAAATTTGGAGTTTTGGAGATGATTTAGTTGACATGCATTCTCGTGTTGAAGAATTGGAAGAACTGCTAGATCTGAGTGCAAATGATATTGTTCGCATTGTGGGAATTTGTGGGATGGGTGGGATAGGGAAGACAACAGTTGCAACTTcgttgtttaaaaaaatatctccTCAATATAATGCTCGTTGTTACATTGATGATTTAAGCAAAATTTATTGCAATTTTGGAGCAACAAGTGCACAAAAACAACTTCTTTCTCAAGCtctaaatgaaataaaaaatatggagATACATAATGTTTTCCATGGAACTATGTTGATAAGAACTAGACTACGTCATTTAAAGATGCTTGTGGTTCTTGATAATGTTGATGAAGTTGAACAATTAGAGAAATTGGGTTTGCGTCCTGAATATTTAGGTGCAGGGAGTAGACTCATCATAATTTCTAGAGATTGTCATATCTTACAAAATTATGGAGTAAATGAAGTTTACAATGTTGAAGTCTTGGATGAAACTCAAGCTCTTcaattattttgcaaaaaagCTTTCAAATCTCACGATATTCCGAAAGAATACAAGGAGTTGACATTAGAGGCACTGAAGTATGCCAATGGTCTTCCGTTAGCAATTAAAGTATTGGGGTCATTTTTACACGATCGAGATGTTTGTGAATGGAGAAGTGCATTGGCTAGAATGAATGAAAATCCAAGCAAAGATATCATGGATGTGTTGCGGATAAGTTTTGATAGTTTGGAGAATTTAGAGAAAGAAATATTTCTAGATATTGCTTGTTTCTTCTCCAATAGGAATGGCTATTCTTGGAAGCCAACAGTGAAGAGACTTCTAGAGTATCGACAATTTTATCCAGACATCGGTATGAAAGTTTTGATCGAGAAATCACTAATAAGTTGTCAAAATAAGGAGATTGAAATGCATGACTTGTTGAAAGAGTTGGGTAAGAATATTGTTCGAGAAAAAGCACCCAAAGAACCAAGTAAGTGGAGCAGACTATGGAGCTACAAGGATTTCCAAAAGGTCATGAAGTTAAATAAG GAAGCCAAAAATGTTGAAGCTATAGTTATTCAGCAGAATGAAAACGAGTTTGTACAAGAAAGGATAAGAGTGGACGCTCTATCAAAAATGGGTCACCTTGAGTTGCTAAGTCTGAACAATGTGAAATGTTTTGGAACTCTCGACTACATCTCTAATGAACTGAGATATTTGTATTGGGATCCCTTTCCTTGGATGTCTTTACCATCAACTTTCCATCTAGATCAACTTGTAGAACTGATCCTGCCTCGTAGCAATATCAAGCAATTATGGAAAGGAAAAAAG TGTGTGCCCAATTTGACAAAACTGGATCTCAATCACTCCAAAAATCTTATTGAGGTGCCAGACTTAAGTGAGGTTCCACTTCTTATGGATCTTAATCTTGAAGGATGTATAAAACTAGTCCAAATCCATCCATCCATTGGTATTCTAAGGCAACTTCGTCACTTGGATTTGAGAAATTGTAAAAATCTTATTGAGGTGCCAAACTTAAGTGAGGTTGAACGTCTTACAGATCTTACTCTTGAAGGATGCATAGAAGTTGTCCATATTGATTCATCCATTGGTAATCTAAGACaacttatatatttgaatttgaaaaattgtaaaaatctTGTCCTTAATCTGAATATCCTTTCTGGGATCACTTCTCTTAGGACATTAATTCTCTCCGGCTGTTCAAATTTACATAATAGTAAGATGTTAAGGGACTCAAAGGTCAAAAAACTTCTAATGTCGCCTTTCGATTTTTTGTACCGTCCAAAACCTCAAGATTCGTGTGGCTTGTCATGGTCTTTGTTGTCCTTTTCTGTCCCGTGTTTGGTGTATCTTGACATAAGCTTCTGCAGTCTACTTCAAATCCCAGATGAAATTGGGAACTTAAGtagtttaataatattaaatttgggAGGAAATAAATTTGTGACACTGCCAAACACCATCAAGAGACTTTCCAATCTTCACTGCCTGAACTTGGAACACTGCAAGCGGCTGGAATATTTGCCCGAGCTTCCAACAGTAAAAGAAAGATTTATTGACGAAGACATGAGTTTATACATTTTTGATTGCCCCAAGCTGAGAGATATGGAACACTGTTATAGTACGGTTTTTTCTTGGATGATGCAAAATCTTCAG GTTTACTTGGAACCTGGAATGGAAATTGTTATTCCTGGAAGTGAAATCCCAAAGTGGTTCAATAAACAAAATGCAAGTACATCAATAAGTATGGACCCATCTGATGTTATAGATGACCCAAATTGGATTGGAGTTGCCATTTGTGTTCTATTTGTCACACAACAAGATCCTATGAATTTGGATGAAAATCCTTGTCCTCTCTCTACCATTCAATACTGGGTCGATGATGACTGGCTGTCAACGATTCCAATATATTTCGAGAAAGATCTAGTGACA GTTTACGTGTTGTGGTGA